The Podospora pseudocomata strain CBS 415.72m chromosome 1 map unlocalized CBS415.72m_1, whole genome shotgun sequence genome has a segment encoding these proteins:
- the CEF1 gene encoding Pre-mRNA-splicing factor cef1 (BUSCO:EOG09261CXQ; COG:K; EggNog:ENOG503NU2G): protein MPVVKGGVWTNIEDEILKASVSKYGLNQWARVSSLLARKTPKQCKARWNEWLDPSIKKIEWSKEEDEKLLHLAKLMPTQWRTIAPIVGRTANQCLERYQKLLDEAEQREASSLGLTGPDGGEAQAPSADDVRRLRPGEVDPDPETKPARPDTIDLDEDEKEMLSEARARLANTQGKKAKRKARERQQEESRRLAALQKRRELKTAGINIKVTTRKKGQMDYNADIPFEKKAVPGFYDTTEEIARNEWQRAHFDPKKQQVGNKRKGEGDEEGDRKRKKNEGPSQSMQAALKAGQMQKMREAEQSSKRRALVLPAPQVGEGELEEIVKMGMIGERASMMARESDNDATRGLVGNYTTLNTSAPIRTPRAPAQEDHIANEIRNIRALTETQSSLLGGENTPLHEGAGSTGFESVAPRRQVIVTENPLATPFRSGANGVGATPARVGQTPHRTPRDSFALNANDDEMSMVGGTPNDARLRDLSLRHQLKERLAALPKPKETDWELELPDEQQEPAVAQETEEDAAERDRRERQIREAREYLERKRRTQVMQKDLPRPVYVDWKATFAELSKSDESEVEKLVAKEAALLMAHDATKYPLPGAPPNVKPVDIARFEDDSLEEARLQILMEMREKPKPEAVQAVYNRNNTNALLLGLGCYDDEDDSEEEQNIAIMRSALDTAIDALIASAEKGNKLEKKLNLHLGGYKNRAEMLRKKIGEAHEALEKARAALSGFKVLQTSEEAAIQRRLGALRAEVAFVSTREREAQEQYRKMRAELEELTLNGGRINGH, encoded by the exons CGTCGCTCTTGGCCCggaaaacaccaaaacagtGCAAGGCAAGATGGAACGAGTGGCTCGACCCCagcatcaagaagatcgagtggagcaaggaggaggatgaaaaGTTGTTACATTTGGCAAAGTTGATGCCCACGCAATGGCGCACCATCGCCCCGATTGTTGGCCGCACTGCCAACCAGTGTCTCGAACGCTACCAGAAACTCCTCGACGAAGCCGAACAACGAGAAGCCTCGTCTCTCGGTCTGACCGGTCCcgatggaggagaagcccaGGCACCATCCGCCGATGATGTTCGACGTTTACGCCCTGGCGAGGTGGATCCCGATCCCGAAACGAAGCCTGCCCGACCCGACACCATCGAtctcgacgaggacgagaaggaaATGCTGAGCGAGGCGCGCGCCCGTCTTGCCAATACACAGGGCAAGAAGGCCAAGCGCAAGGCCCGTGAACGACAGCAGGAGGAGTCCAGACGGTTGGCAGCGCTTCAGAAACGACGAGAGCTGAAAACGgccggcatcaacatcaaggTGACAAcaaggaagaaggggcagATGGACTATAATGCCGATATTCCGTTCGAAAAGAAGGCTGTCCCTGGATTCTACGATACGACTGAGGAGATTGCGCGCAACGAGTGGCAGCGAGCCCATTTCGACCCCAAGAAGCAGCAAGTTGGCAACAAGcggaagggggagggcgatgaggaaggTGATAGGAAGCGAAAAAAGAACGAGGGGCCCTCGCAGTCGATGCAGGCAGCGCTCAAGGCTGGTCAGATGCAGAAGATGCGCGAGGCAGAGCAGAGTAGCAAGAGGAGAGCGCTAGTGCTTCCAGCCCCtcaggttggcgagggtgagTTGGAGGAAATCGTCAAGATGGGCATGATCGGAGAAAGGGCAAGCATGATGGCTCGCGAGAGCGACAATGATGCCACCCGCGGCTTGGTTGGCAACTACACAACGCTCAACACCAGCGCGCCGATCAGAACACCTCGAGCTCCCGCGCAAGAAGACCACATCGCGAACGAGATCCGGAACATTAGAGCCTTGACTGAGACGCAGTCATCTctgttgggtggtgagaacACCCCTCTCCATGAGGGTGCAGGTTCAACCGGGTTCGAATCGGTAGCGCCACGGAGGCAGGTGATAGTCACGGAAAACCCGCTGGCAACCCCTTTCCGGTCGGGCGCAAATGGGGTCGGCGCTACTCCGGCCAGGGTTGGCCAAACTCCTCATCGCACGCCTCGCGATAGCTTCGCGCTGAACGCCAACGATGATGAAATGTCCATGGTTGGAGGAACCCCTAACGACGCCAGACTGCGCGATCTATCTCTCCGACACCAACTCAAGGAAAGACTTGCCGCCCTGCCCAAACCCAAGGAAACTGACTGGGAATTGGAACTGCCGGATGAGCAACAGGAGCCGGCTGTTGCgcaggagacggaggaggatgcggcGGAGCGAGATCGCAGAGAGCGGCAGATCCGCGAAGCCCGCGAGTACTTGGAGCGCAAGAGACGGACCCAGGTCATGCAAAAGGACTTGCCAAGGCCAGTATATGTAGACTGGAAAGCTACATTCGCAGAGCTGAGCAAGAGTGACGAGAGTGAGGTGGAGAAGCTGGTGGCGAAGGAAGCGGCCCTGTTGATGGCACATGATGCGACCAAATACCCACTTCCAGGGGCGCCACCAAACGTGAAGCCGGTGGATATCGCCCGTTTCGAAGATGATTCTCTAGAAGAGGCTCGCCTTCAGATTCTCATGGAGATGAGGGAAAAGCCGAAGCCGGAGGCTGTCCAGGCAGTGTACAACAGGAACAATACCAACGCCCTGTTGCTGGGTCTTGGGTGCtatgacgatgaggatgacagcgaggaggagcaaaacATTGCCATCATGCGATCGGCACTGGAC ACTGCTATCGACGCCTTAATTGCTTCCGCAGAGAAGGGCAATAAGCTGGAAAAGAAGTTGAATCTGCACTTGGGCGGGTACAAGAACCGGGCCGAGATGCTGCGCAAGAAGATTGGGGAGGCCCACGAGGCTTTGGAAAAGGCCAGGGCTGCGCTGAGTGGGTTCAAGGTCCTGCAGACATCAGAGGAGGCCGCGATTCAAAGACGTCTTGGAGCTCTCAGGGCCGAGGTTGCATTTGTCAGCAccagggagagagaggcacAGGAGCAGTACCGGAAGATGAGAGCTGAGCTAGAGGAGCTGACTCTGAATGGAGGGAGGATCAATGGGCATTAG